The following nucleotide sequence is from Macaca nemestrina isolate mMacNem1 chromosome 16, mMacNem.hap1, whole genome shotgun sequence.
CTTCCGGATGTGCTGATAAAGGGGTCGGATGGACAGGTAGCTGTTGTAGTCTGTGATGGAATAGACCAGTAAAAAGCCCTCGGCCCACTGCACGCATTTGGACAGGGAATCGACGACCTGGGGGAGACTGTCTTGGATCTGAGAAAACATCAAAATGACATCCAGTCAAGGAAACCCTCAGTGGGAGATAAACTCAAAAACATCAAGGCAACCCTTGAAGAAACACTTGAAAAAGAAATCGCTAAACAGTTTTCAGTTTCCACCCAGCTTCTGCAGAAGCAGGCTTTTGATATGCAAAGAGCAGATTCCCAGGCAAACTCCCTGCCTGGGTTACTTTATTAGCTGTTATCCCTGCATTATTTTTAAACCCCTTGCTTGTCAGGCAGTCTTTGGTGAACCATGGCTGACTGAAGAATGACCTTAAACTAGAATGGCTCAAGTTTTAGGAAACACTAACTCATAATAaacaaaactttgaaaataaGCCAAGATAAATATCTATTCCCAAacccataaaaatatttttaacatgcaCTTCTTAAGAATGTTACAGAAAGAAATTCCTTTCTTAGGGTTCTTCCACAAGACCTTTCCTCTGGAGAAGGGAGTAGCAATTAGTAACTGGTTAATAAACAAGTTACATTCTAGACCCTCTGCCAAGGGGTTATCTGATTGCAATTACTGACTTGAGGGAACAGCCATTAACAGCAGCACTTCAGCAGTgcttggccgggcgctgtggctcatgcctataaccccaccactttgggaagccaaggtgggcggatcacttgacgtcaggagttcgagaccagcctggccagcatagtgaaaccacatctctactaaaaaaatataaataaatacataagtaaataaatagttggagttgtggcagatgcctgtactcccagcgactcgggaggctgaagcaggagaatcgctggaacctaccaggtggaagttgcagtgagctgagatccagccactgcactccagcctgggcaacagagtgaaactccgtctcaaaaaaagcagAGCTTACCAGGGGAGAAGACTCTCTCCCACTAGAATCctacctgtttttttgttttgttttgttttaaatgtctttctctttgttaaaggtTCCACGGCTACCTCTGGAAGAAATGGTGTGACCTGCCTAAGTAGTGATGGCCCACCAGGGTTGCAAAGTGAAGTTAAGTCAGGTGCTTAAGAAGAGGAGGCTGCTTCTAACCATGCCTCCCCCTTAGAGAGTTTCTAACACCCCAACTACTGGCCCCCCCTGTGGAGAGCCCATTCCTACCTGTAAATGCACAGGTTGGTTTAGATGCCTTGTTCAGACCCCTGCGCCCTGCGTGGGCGCCCTACGTGCTGTGCCCACCAGGGTGGTCTGACGGGTGTGAGTGAGCTGTTTGCCCCTGGCGGTTCTTACCTGGACGCCCCCGGGAGTATCCTGGATCTGCAGGGAGAGCTGGTCCCCCTCAACGTAGACCAGACGTGAATAAAGCTTGCCTGGAGAATGAAGGAGAATTTGCTTTTCAATTCTCAAACGCCCATCCGGAAAAAGAAACACGCAAGCATAAAAGCAGGGAGCGTGAAAGTATTCTCACCTGTATTCGGTTCATAGTCGCCAATGAATCTCTTGGTCAGGAAGCGGACGATCATTGCTGAAAAGGAAATGAGCAAATCAACCGAAGGAGTCGGACAAGCGGGTCAAACCCAGGAACCCCCGACGCCCTGGGGGGAGTGAGGGGCGCAGAACCGTGGGCACTGCTTGCTTCCAGAGGCTCCGCAAAACTGAGGTGCCGCGGGCTCGGCCGCGAGTACGACTGGCGGGACACCTCTCCCGCACCTCATCCCCGAACAGGCGCCAACCCCGCCGAGAGCCCAGGAGTAGATGCCCCAGGGAACGCCGGGGAAGCAGGCCGGGGACTGACCCGGACCCCCGGGCGCGAAAGCAGCCGGGTTCTACCTGCCCCCCGGCCCTCTGCTTCGGCCGAAGCTCCCTGTCTCCGTCCGCAGCGCCCCCAGTGGTCGCGGCCGGAGCCGGAGAGCGAAGCCGCCCCGGGGTCCCCGCCGCACTCACCACTCTTGCCCACGCGGCCGGCGCCCAGCACCGCCAGTTTGATGTCCTTGGGCAGGAGGTAGTCCGAGGAGGACTCGGGGATGGGTGAGAGCAGAAAGTGCCCCGACATGCTGAGCGGCCGCATGGAGCGCGTCCCGCGGTCCGGCGCGCAAGCCGAGCGGACTGGGTCTCGCCGCACCCGGAGCCGGCTCGCCAGCTGGGAGTGCGGGACTAGGAGTCCGGGACCGCGGCGGCTGCCAGCACAGCTGTCAAGACCCGCGGCTTTTAAAGGGCTTGGTGCGCCCGGGAGCGCGGCGGCCGCCCCAGCTCCTCCTCGTCTCCGCCCCTTCCCGGAGCTGACGGGAGGGGCGGGAGCAGAGGCCGCGGAGCTGACTATCGCCGAGGCTGTGCGGTTCGCCGGGCTGCTCGCTGCTTGCGGCTCCAGGCGCTCTGCTGCAGGACTGCGGCTCCGGGGCCCAGACCCTGAAGATACGGCCACCATCCAGAGCGCGCGGGCGGCCTCTAGTCAGGCACTCTGCGAGTCTCCTCACCCCGCAGCAGCCAGCCGGAGTCACTAGACCTGTGGGTGAACTTGAGATGAGTTACGAGTTGgcgagagaagaaagaagaaaaagtgcgATCAGCTGGATGTTTCTGCAACAATGGGAGAGACCGATTCCTGTAAAACGTtgccctttttgtttttaaaacgtGCTAAGgcggtgggcgcggtggctcacgcctataatcccagcactttgagaggccgaggtgggcaagatcacctgaggtcaggagttcaagaccagcctggccaacatggcgaaacgctgtctctactaaaaatacaaaaattagcggggcgtggtggttggcgcctgtagtcccaactactcgggaggctgaggcaggagaatctcttgaacccgggaggcggaggttgcagtgagccgagatggcaccactgcactccagcctggaccgcaagagcgaaactccgtctcaaaaaaaagaagaaaagaaaagaaaaggtgctAACGGATGACGTTAATATGGGAAAAGGGAGGGCGGGGGCAAGAGCTCTGAATTAGTATCAGTGGAGGCAACTGCAGTTACTATGACCTTGCTAGGGATAGATGAAGTCCCCTTAGGGGCAGTGATGGTTAGCAGCTCAGTATCCATTACCAGCCCCTCTTCTGCAGGCAGGGATTGCACTGGCTCATTCCTGAACACTCATGAGCACTCCACCGGCTGGCGGCCCTGGCTCTCCACTAACTATCCATCATTAATACTATCCTATGTGCTTGAGTCATGCATTTGCTTCATTATCCAAGTATTTACTTCTAGGTGTATGGTGGGGtctagggtggggtggggggcagtgtgAGGAACAGGACACAAAAGAGAGCTATGGACTGGTTCTTGGATTTCCGGAGCCCACCAGAAACAGCACGGCAGAAGCCTGAGGACTTTAACCTTGAACAGTTAGAAGACTTTCTGGCTTCTGGCCTCCTGTGTTCCAGTCTCACCTAATTGCCTATTAGACAGCCCCACCCTTATTCACACCTTTCTCTACCCTGGTTGTACCAGTTTTTGCTGCATGACAAACCACACCAAACTAGATGGTTTAGAACAACAATCACTTACAGTTGTTGAGCCCTTTGGTGCATCTGCAGGGAGCTTCCAGGTTCTGGAGGTGGGGGCTGGCTGCCCTTGGATAGCCTTACTCATGTCTGGCAGCTGTTGGCGTCATGAGGGAGGGTAGTGACTGAGTTACGTGTCTCTTTTCAGCAGGTTGGCCAGGGCCTACCCTCATGGTAGCTGAGCAGAGTTCCGAGAGAGTGGGTGGAAATGGACAAGGCCTCTTGAGACCCAGGCCTTGAGGTCGAACCCATCCCTTCCTGCTGCATTCTGTTGGTCAAAGAAAGTCATGGGGCCAGCCCAAATTCAAGGAATAGGGAAATGCACTCCACCCCTTTGTGGAAACAGCAGAAGAGTCACATGTGAAAAGGGCAAGGAAGCAGAGAGTGGTGGAGAATGGGGCCCATTTTTGTAATTGACCATGCTAATGAATGTGTCTCCATCCACCCAGTGGCCCAAGCCTGGGAGACATCCTTGAGTCTACCCACTCTCTCACTTCCACATTGATTAATCACCAAGTTCCATCATTTCTCCTCCTATATTTCTTCGTGTCTCCCTCTCTGTATCCCTACTGTTCTCATTTCTCATCTGCAGAATTCTGAATAATCCTGAAGTAAACTAGACTAGATGGTTTCTTCAGTTTACATGTTCCTCCCTTGGAGAAGCCGTCTCTGATCACTGCCACTGTCCCCACCCCTATCTTGCAGTTACTTGCTCTCAGGGCACTGATCTCAACTATCATTACTTTCTGGTAGAATGTTTGTTTCATGTCTGTCTCCAGGAGGACAGGGACTCTAGCTTGTGACTCGAGTACCCAGCACATAGTGGCACCTGGGACTGGCAAGgtccttaataaatgtttgttcacTGGCTGACtttccaaatgaatgaatgaatgaatgaatgaatgaatggtgtcTTCAGTGTATGAACTGGAAAATATAGAAGTCATGTTTCTGACCATTTTCCCATTGCCTTGGTTTTGAGAGCAACTTGCTCTCAGGAGGACGTGTGCTGGGAGATGTCCTGAGATAAACTGCCATATTTAAGTTGTACTGACTTTTGGCTGTTCATAAGGCAATTTTCTCTGTTAAACTGCAGTTTAACTGGAAAGACTTGAAGCAGGGCACCTTCCTCCCTGATGGGGGAAAAGGCACCATAAAGACAATGGTAGCTGTATATCTGTATCCATGCCTACGCAtttctattatctttttaaaaccacTTCAGCATGCCTGTTATATTGGTTGCaactggatatatatatatatatagggaacAACTGGAAACTTAAGTTCCAGGGTCACGTGCAGCTCTGTGATGGGGGTCTGGGCTGTTGTCTCTCAGATTCCCTTGACTTCTCCTTCATAGATGCAGGGTGGCTCCCGCAGCATCCTCACCCaaacaggaagggaaggaagtatTCTGTTAGTTGTTCtctttaattatgaaataaagcAGTTCTCACAAGAACTCAGCAGACTTTCTCTTACATCTCACTGGCCAGAACAAACTGGGAAAGATATTACTCAAGTATCTAGCAAAGAATGGGATGGCCACGACTAGTTTAGACAATCATGATTCCTCCCTCTAGCTGGACATACCACCACCCCCATTCAAAATGAAGAACTCACAGAGAGAATGATTGCCAAGGAGATCGGCCATAAACCCTATTCCCCTTCCTGGAGTGAAAATCCAGCACTTTCAAGGGAAGAGTCCTTTCTTGGTGGAATGTtgcatatctctgtctctcttcacCTCCTTCTCTGTTTTACATTCCCAGTCTGGAATAAGACCATCGTAGCTTAAGGTCTGCCAATAAGGAAGATTCCTAAGACTGTTCTCTGCCCAGTGATAATTATGTTCCACTTTGCAATTACATTGCACCTTTGCTCAGAAGAGTTCAACATGTGATTTCATTCTCCTTGGAAGAGCTCTTTGCATTTATAACTGTATAAAATAATCCATGACCTTCTAGTGAAGACAATAAATGACTGAACTGTAGAATTATAAATAGCCTTGTCTAAACCGTTGCTGCTTGTGTTCTgccatttcattttaaatttgtgtCCAGCGTTATGTAAAACTGTGGTGCAACCAATATAACAGGCATGCTGAAgtggttttaaaaagataatagaaaTGCGTAGGCATGGATACAGATATACAAATCTGTGGGTGTTCAGAATGAGTATAAAGGCCAGAGTTTGGTAATATGCAAATAATAGCAGTCTTGGGAAGTTATTAACTCTTTCCCAGTCAAATAAAAGCTTGAATTCTAGTCACCAGGCAAAACTTTGCCAAGGGTCCCCATCTTGTTCACAAACaactcccccaccccagccatAACCCAACATCAACTCCCTTTCCTGTATATCCTAAGTCCTCGACTACTGAGTTTACTGGAGCCTCAGAGCCCCTGCCTTTGAGGTGCTCTCCCTAAACAGGAATCACGGCTCTGTCCTCTACCAGTTCCCTACTTTACTTCAACTCAGCTGGCAAAATTACTGAAAATTGACTCTGTGAGGCTCTGTGATAAGTGCtggcacagaacacaaagagcaGTGAACATTTACTAAGACAGCAAAGTATAACACACTCCTGCCTGCCTTCACAGACATCCCTGTAGTGAAGAATTTACCAAATTCACTATTATTTATAACTGCTGAGTTTAccaagaaaattctaaaatattatcttaatttttaattaatccTGTGAAACAGGTGAATATCCTCTAAATTGTGGTTTAGACAAATTGAGTAACTTATCCAAAGTCATACAGCCATATAGTGGTGCAGGCCTCAAGCCCTCTGAGTTTTAATTCTGGCACATTCCACAGGTATAGAGGGCAGGATAcagagccgggcacagtggctcccacctgtaatccagcactttggaaggccaaggcagcaggattgcttgaagcgTTTtcgaccctgtctttacaaaaagagaaaaaagaaagaaaaaaaggaggaaaaaagggaggggaaggaaggggaggggagggaagaggatggatgaagggagggagggaggaacggagggagggagggaggaacggagggagggaggaacggagggagggagggagggagggagaaagaaggggaggggagcagagggaagggaaaagaaaaattagccaggcatggtggtgcacacctgttgtctcAAGTACTCGAGATgtggtgggaaaattgcttgagcccaggagattgaggatgcagtgagctatgatcataccactgcactccagcctgggcaacagaacaagaccctgtctcaaaaagttcaaaattcaaaaaaataaatacaaaataaagcaagCAGGTTGTAGAACACTGTGTTGATAATGGAAGGCCAGAGCAGGTCAGGATGCAAACTCCAACAGAGCTGCCACAGGGAGAGTTAGGTCTGACCCAAGTATCAGGGAAAGCTTCAGGGAGGCATGAACTGGGCTGCAAGTGTGAGTCACGTGTGATCGGTGGAAACCAGGGAAGGGCCATGTCAAACTGAGGGAACAGCATGCGCAAAACCATGAAGGTACATGGCAAGTGTGAGGAACTCTGAGTAGTCTCAACAGTGAGAAGGATGTGGTAAGTGACCCAAAAGGCTGGGAACCAGACTGAATGGCATGCTAAAAAGTTTACTGAGGGGCTATGGAAAGCCATTAATCATTTGAGAAGGAGGAGAGCTCCTTCTACAGTTGTTTCTCAGGTTATCTGTAGGGCGTTAGTTCCAGGACACActgaggataccaaaatccaggGATGCTGAAATCCCTGATATAAAAAGAGTGTCGTATTTTCATATAACTTATGCACATCcttcctactttattttttgagacggagtctcactctgtcgctcggACTGGACTGCGGtggtggtatgatctcggctcgctgcaacctccgcctcccagattcaagcaattctcctgcctcagcctctgagtagctgggattataggtgtgcgccaccatgcccggataatttttgtatttttagtagagacggggtttcaccatgttggccaggctggtctcaaactcctgacctcaaatgatccacccaccttggcctcccaaagtgctgggactacaggcatgagccactgcgcccggcccttcctTCCTACTTTAAATCatatctagattacttataatacctaataaaatgtaaatgctatgtaaatagttatactgtattgtttagggaataatgacaagcaAAAAGTTTGTACATGTTCAGAACAGATGCAATTTTTTGTCCCAATATTTTCCATCCCAgcttggttgaatccatggatgcagaactcACAGATATAAAAAGAGCAGATCGCACATACAACAGTATGAGTACTAGGAGCTTACAAATAATAGAATATGGGCCTGGTGCGgtgactcttgcctgtaatcccagcattttgggaggccgaagtgggagaatcccttgagcccaggagttcaaggctgcagtgaaccgtgattgtgccactgcactccagcctgggtgaccctgtcttaaaaaacaaaaacaaaacaaaacgataTGGTCTCTGACCTCAAAGATCTTAGAACTGTTTACTTACTCATCTCCCATGAGCAACTAATTTAATCTGAACCTCTCTTCCTTCT
It contains:
- the LOC105490210 gene encoding ras-like protein family member 11A yields the protein MVAVSSGSGPRSRSPAAERLEPQAASSPANRTASAIVSSAASAPAPPVSSGKGRRRGGAGAAAALPGAPSPLKAAGLDSCAGSRRGPGLLVPHSQLASRLRVRRDPVRSACAPDRGTRSMRPLSMSGHFLLSPIPESSSDYLLPKDIKLAVLGAGRVGKSAMIVRFLTKRFIGDYEPNTGKLYSRLVYVEGDQLSLQIQDTPGGVQIQDSLPQVVDSLSKCVQWAEGFLLVYSITDYNSYLSIRPLYQHIRKVHPDSKAPVIIVGNKGDLLHARQVQTQDGIQLANELGSLFLEISTSENYEDVCDVFQHLCKEVSKMHGLSGERRRASIIPRPRSPNMQDLKRRFKQALSPKVKAPTALG